One Candidatus Ornithobacterium hominis genomic region harbors:
- a CDS encoding Gfo/Idh/MocA family protein, giving the protein MNFNDYERNALGQIVTKVPTRPAGQKDVVGLRAPKLETVRVGFIGLGMRGPGAVERFTHIPGTQIVALCDIEPKRVEKTQRILTKAGLPKAADYSGSADAWKKMVERDDIDLIYIVTDWRTHADMAVYAMEQGKHVAVEVPGAMTMKDLWRLIDTSEKTQKHCMMLENCVYDFFELTTLNMAQQGVFGEVLHAEGAYIHNLADFWKAYHDNWRLKFNKDNRGDNYPTHGMGPAAQLLDIHRGDKMNYLVSVDTKAVNGPEAWKSAYGAAPDYFENGDHTITMIKTEKQKTIQIQHNVVNPRPYSRMYQLTGTKGFANKYPVSGYALEPEQVSSDITPDHENLNSHGFVPEKVKNALMAKYKHRIHKELEEKAKQVGGHGGMDFIMDSRLVYCLQNGLPLDMDVYDLAEWSCLPELSKISLENGSAPVVIPDFTRGHWDDVKGYRHAFVD; this is encoded by the coding sequence GGCAGATTGTAACCAAAGTACCCACAAGACCTGCAGGGCAAAAAGATGTTGTGGGCTTACGAGCACCTAAGCTAGAGACCGTACGCGTAGGTTTCATCGGCTTAGGAATGCGGGGGCCAGGTGCTGTAGAGCGATTCACGCATATCCCTGGGACTCAGATTGTTGCTTTGTGTGATATTGAGCCAAAGCGTGTAGAGAAAACACAAAGAATATTGACTAAAGCTGGCCTGCCAAAAGCCGCAGATTATTCTGGCAGTGCAGATGCTTGGAAAAAAATGGTGGAGCGAGATGATATTGATTTAATTTACATCGTTACCGACTGGAGAACACATGCAGATATGGCTGTGTATGCAATGGAACAAGGAAAACATGTAGCTGTAGAGGTACCAGGAGCAATGACAATGAAGGATCTTTGGCGTTTGATTGATACTTCAGAAAAAACTCAAAAACATTGCATGATGTTAGAAAACTGTGTTTATGACTTCTTTGAATTAACGACTTTGAATATGGCACAGCAAGGTGTTTTTGGAGAAGTTTTACATGCAGAAGGTGCTTATATTCATAATCTAGCAGACTTTTGGAAAGCTTATCACGACAACTGGCGTTTAAAATTTAATAAAGATAACAGAGGAGACAATTACCCAACGCATGGCATGGGGCCAGCGGCACAACTTCTAGACATTCACCGTGGAGATAAGATGAATTATTTGGTTTCAGTAGATACCAAGGCAGTGAACGGCCCTGAAGCTTGGAAGAGTGCTTATGGCGCAGCTCCAGATTATTTTGAGAATGGAGACCATACCATCACGATGATAAAGACTGAGAAGCAAAAAACCATCCAAATTCAGCACAATGTAGTGAATCCAAGACCTTACTCTAGAATGTACCAATTGACGGGAACAAAAGGTTTTGCCAATAAATATCCTGTGTCAGGTTATGCGCTGGAGCCAGAGCAAGTTTCCTCTGATATAACGCCAGACCATGAAAACTTAAATTCCCATGGTTTTGTACCTGAAAAAGTAAAAAATGCATTGATGGCAAAATATAAACACAGAATTCACAAAGAATTAGAAGAAAAAGCAAAGCAAGTAGGAGGCCACGGAGGGATGGATTTCATCATGGATTCCCGCTTGGTATATTGCTTACAAAATGGGCTGCCATTAGATATGGACGTTTATGATTTAGCGGAATGGAGTTGCTTGCCAGAGCTTTCTAAAATTTCTTTAGAAAACGGTAGCGCACCAGTTGTAATTCCTGACTTCACGAGAGGTCATTGGGATGATGTGAAAGGCTACAGACACGCTTTTGTAGATTAA
- a CDS encoding S46 family peptidase, which yields MNFKFSTLLIFVGSFLFAQTGGGMWIPTELNEKEMKKMGMNISAKDIFNSQKASIKDAIAHFGGGCTSEVISPQGLLLTNHHCGYSQIQSHSTLQNNYLQDGFWAKSMRDELANPGLTATFIIDIQEVTSEVLIGENTTDNAIKENIKTIVNKTKKENWQEAFVKPFYKGNKYYLFITETYRDVRLVGAPPSSIGKFGSDTDNWVWPRHTGDFSLFRIYADKNNRPAEYSPENIPYKPKHFLPINIKGLEKNDFTFVFGFPGLTDEYLPASAIEQTVKTLNPAKVEVRDEALKIMDAYMKQDQNIKIKYASKYAGIANYWKNMIGVNQGIQKSGAIQIKRNYEQRLLNKIREKCKTEKSERCVQYPSMIEDLNQLYQKIEHYNLAKAYFDEAIYRNSETFRIALTLSDLSKNEGQVSHELRERVSDYLKSLYKDYEPQVDKDVSLAVWNLYKKNVPAEFQPDNTNITAEDLDTSIITGGRKINQISLIENPKLFLSQENLKEILNADPLIQKIRAIESAYSAKASPKRISLQNKIDDLLKKYMKAQMDFMQDEKKFFPDANSTLRVTYGKVNGYAPRDAVYYDNTTYLKGVMEKYVPGDYEFDVPEKLRSLYAKKDYGVYAKNGKMPVNFIATNHTTGGNSGSPALDADGNLVGLNFDRVWEGTMSDLYYDPEISRNIMVDARYILFIIDKYANADRLIKEMKLVK from the coding sequence ATGAACTTTAAATTTTCAACACTACTGATTTTTGTCGGGAGTTTTCTTTTCGCCCAAACTGGCGGCGGAATGTGGATTCCTACAGAATTGAACGAAAAAGAAATGAAGAAAATGGGCATGAATATATCTGCAAAAGATATCTTCAATTCCCAAAAAGCCAGCATCAAAGATGCAATTGCGCATTTTGGCGGTGGTTGCACCTCAGAAGTCATTTCACCGCAAGGGCTTCTGTTGACCAATCACCACTGTGGGTACAGCCAAATTCAGTCGCACAGTACCTTACAAAATAATTATTTGCAAGATGGATTCTGGGCAAAAAGTATGAGAGATGAATTGGCTAATCCTGGCCTGACGGCGACTTTCATTATTGATATTCAAGAAGTTACAAGCGAGGTTTTGATAGGCGAAAACACGACTGATAATGCAATAAAGGAGAACATAAAAACTATTGTAAATAAGACTAAAAAAGAAAATTGGCAAGAGGCTTTTGTGAAGCCATTCTACAAAGGGAATAAATATTACCTATTCATCACAGAAACTTATAGAGACGTTCGCTTAGTGGGGGCGCCACCTAGTAGTATTGGGAAATTTGGTAGTGATACTGATAATTGGGTTTGGCCACGCCATACGGGCGATTTTTCTTTGTTTAGAATTTATGCCGATAAAAATAATCGACCAGCAGAATATTCCCCAGAAAATATTCCTTATAAGCCAAAACATTTTTTACCAATAAATATCAAAGGTTTAGAAAAGAATGATTTTACTTTTGTTTTTGGATTCCCAGGTTTGACGGATGAATATTTGCCAGCTTCTGCTATTGAGCAAACGGTGAAAACTTTGAATCCTGCAAAAGTTGAAGTAAGAGATGAGGCACTGAAAATTATGGATGCTTACATGAAGCAAGACCAAAACATTAAAATCAAATATGCTTCTAAATACGCTGGAATTGCCAATTATTGGAAGAATATGATTGGTGTAAATCAGGGAATTCAGAAGTCTGGAGCTATTCAGATAAAACGAAATTACGAGCAGCGTTTGCTGAACAAAATTAGAGAAAAGTGTAAGACAGAAAAAAGCGAAAGATGCGTACAATACCCATCGATGATTGAAGATTTAAATCAATTGTACCAAAAGATAGAGCATTATAATTTAGCGAAAGCTTACTTTGATGAAGCGATTTATAGAAATTCTGAAACCTTCCGTATAGCGTTAACTTTAAGTGATTTATCAAAAAATGAAGGGCAAGTCTCTCATGAACTTAGAGAACGAGTTTCTGATTATTTAAAGTCTCTGTATAAAGATTATGAACCTCAAGTAGATAAAGATGTTTCTTTAGCCGTTTGGAATTTGTATAAAAAAAATGTTCCTGCTGAATTTCAGCCAGATAACACCAATATCACAGCAGAGGATTTAGATACATCAATCATTACAGGTGGTAGGAAAATCAATCAAATTTCTTTGATTGAAAATCCGAAATTATTTTTGAGTCAAGAAAATTTAAAGGAAATTTTAAATGCAGATCCTTTGATTCAAAAAATCAGAGCAATAGAATCTGCTTACAGTGCAAAAGCCTCTCCCAAGCGAATAAGCTTGCAGAATAAAATAGATGATTTGCTCAAAAAATATATGAAAGCGCAAATGGACTTTATGCAAGATGAAAAGAAATTCTTTCCTGATGCGAATTCTACTTTGCGCGTGACTTATGGTAAAGTGAATGGCTATGCGCCGAGAGACGCCGTGTATTATGACAATACAACTTACCTGAAAGGCGTGATGGAAAAGTATGTTCCTGGTGATTACGAATTTGATGTTCCAGAAAAATTAAGAAGTTTGTACGCAAAAAAAGATTATGGCGTTTATGCTAAAAATGGCAAAATGCCCGTTAACTTCATTGCCACAAACCACACGACAGGTGGTAACTCGGGTTCGCCAGCCTTGGATGCAGACGGGAATTTAGTTGGATTGAACTTTGACCGTGTGTGGGAAGGAACGATGAGCGACTTGTACTATGACCCAGAAATTTCTAGAAACATCATGGTAGATGCGCGGTATATTTTATTCATTATTGATAAATATGCTAACGCCGACCGACTAATCAAGGAAATGAAATTGGTGAAATAA
- a CDS encoding M28 family metallopeptidase: MNFKTLLLSFCSVIFSQCQSQNEVKNVLPKIETLAFKPEYLELIDSIEVKKELYVYASDEMKGREAGTENEALATDFLVEKYKDLEIKGAGENGDYLQAIPKGTFRAMEEVGHNVIAKIEGSEKPDEYVVISAHLDHVGEQYGEIFNGADDNGSGTIAILNIAKAFKKLEQKGFKPKRSLIFLHVTGEEKGLLGSKYYVENSWFPLGNTVANLNIDMIGRVDEKHQNQPNYLYLIGGTRLSKELGSIAEKLNENHFGLALDYTYDAPDHPERLYYRSDHYNFAKNNIPSIFFFNGIHEDYHKPTDTADKINYPLLTKRTQYVFAIAWELANRKERLKLD, translated from the coding sequence ATGAATTTTAAAACCTTACTTTTAAGCTTTTGTAGTGTCATTTTCAGTCAATGTCAGTCACAAAATGAAGTGAAAAATGTTTTACCCAAAATTGAAACTTTAGCCTTCAAACCAGAATATTTAGAACTAATAGATTCAATTGAAGTCAAAAAAGAACTTTATGTTTATGCTAGCGATGAAATGAAAGGTAGAGAAGCTGGGACAGAAAATGAAGCTTTAGCAACTGATTTTTTGGTAGAAAAATATAAGGATTTAGAAATCAAAGGAGCTGGAGAGAATGGCGATTATTTGCAAGCGATTCCTAAAGGAACGTTTCGTGCGATGGAGGAAGTCGGGCACAATGTCATTGCTAAAATTGAAGGAAGCGAAAAACCTGATGAATATGTTGTGATCTCTGCACATTTAGACCACGTGGGCGAGCAGTATGGGGAAATCTTTAACGGAGCAGATGATAATGGGAGCGGTACCATTGCAATTCTAAATATTGCCAAAGCCTTTAAAAAATTGGAACAAAAGGGATTTAAACCAAAGCGGAGTCTCATCTTTTTGCATGTGACTGGTGAAGAAAAAGGGCTTTTGGGCTCTAAATATTATGTTGAAAATTCATGGTTTCCTTTAGGAAATACAGTGGCGAATTTGAATATTGACATGATTGGTCGTGTAGATGAAAAGCATCAAAATCAGCCGAATTACCTTTATCTGATTGGCGGAACGCGCCTTAGCAAAGAATTGGGCTCAATTGCAGAGAAGCTTAACGAAAATCACTTTGGCTTGGCATTAGATTATACTTACGATGCTCCAGACCACCCAGAGCGTTTGTATTATCGTTCAGATCACTATAATTTCGCTAAAAATAATATTCCCTCTATTTTCTTTTTTAATGGAATTCACGAGGATTATCATAAACCGACCGATACTGCTGATAAAATCAATTACCCTTTGTTGACTAAAAGAACGCAGTATGTTTTTGCGATAGCTTGGGAATTAGCTAACCGAAAGGAGCGACTGAAACTGGATTGA
- a CDS encoding glycosyltransferase family 117 protein, whose translation MDFKKLNNLVGWVVFALASILYLLTIETKFSFWDCGEYIVSSAKLGVTHAPGAAVFQLVGAVWAGLAFGNGALYSILINALSALSSSLTILFLFWTITHLARRLFLKNSTSLSSTQIILILGAGVLGAACFAFSDSFWFSAVEGEVYAMASMFTALMLWLACKWENDAGLPRENKWLILISLLIGLSVGVHLMAILVVPAICYIYYFRHYEFTWKSFAIANLITILIFYFIFKVIFSYTMSFFGKLEIFLINTLGMPFQSGLLVGIILFFIVFFSALWYTQKKNWVTANTVVLSILFMIIGFSSWLVIPIRATANPHMNLNDPDDAIGLLNYFNREQYGDWPVFYGPLYTAHMDSNGVEKNPDGTYKRKDDGPIYKKNKKKGIYEEVGRKYSYVYSDAHTGIFARMHNPQMADNYQAIMGEVERYQSYDPVTGERTEHIRKPSLWQNIQFFLNYQVGYMYLRYFGWNFVGRQNDFEGHLEVTKGNTITGIPFIDSYFLGDQSLLPKKFKDNKARNIYFGIPLILGIIGFIFHWKEDPKRTFALISLFLLTGLGIILYTNNKPFEPRERDYAVVTSFFVFAIWLGLSLLSIFKFLRSKIKIDVKPSLGVTALAFIAPLLMGFQNWDDHDRSERLAAHDLAYNYLVNLDPNAILFVYGDNDTYPLWAIQETEEFRTDVKIANYTLLGSPWNISQAHRKTYQADAIPHQMTESDYREGRNEAILILSANFLSQLREYAAEQNPELLQSLDKIQPYNDNGMTAKEAMNWILKPNPAKNELLSILKQIYNPNLDNILPTNKIIIPVNKENVIKNKLVSPQYYDKILPNLSITIPSNAINYKNELFMLDLFANYDWTRPIYFSSGGLYDNANIFYTNDYLQFESFSYKLVPLLASQSQYGSDALVDSEDMYQQIKKYRWANFNNPDAYFDQTSTNNILTYRNAVIRTAKDLTDNGEKEKAKEIIDLLMEKIPLERYETGYSLYGLIPIYQNLGENQKAEKLQDYLLKQNQEELNFYESLPPRKQQSILSDWRRLQSEQQYFAGILIENYLKKGQKEEAKKAFEKIYLPVVQQISSLIEKAKSVGLNNLTGKEQNELTSAISSQRSLIPLAAEIDSIYAEEKFDEVKNIMSQIGIEK comes from the coding sequence ATGGATTTTAAAAAGCTTAATAATTTAGTGGGCTGGGTAGTTTTTGCATTGGCTTCGATACTTTATTTGTTGACGATAGAAACTAAATTTAGTTTTTGGGATTGTGGTGAATATATTGTTTCCAGTGCAAAATTAGGTGTTACACACGCTCCTGGAGCTGCTGTTTTTCAGTTAGTTGGTGCTGTATGGGCTGGGTTAGCCTTTGGTAATGGTGCTTTGTATAGCATTCTCATTAATGCTTTATCTGCGCTTTCTAGTTCATTGACTATTTTGTTTCTCTTTTGGACGATTACGCATTTGGCGCGCCGTTTATTTTTAAAAAATAGTACTTCTCTTTCGTCTACTCAAATTATCTTAATCTTGGGGGCAGGTGTATTAGGAGCTGCATGTTTTGCTTTTTCTGATTCCTTTTGGTTCTCGGCTGTGGAGGGAGAAGTTTATGCCATGGCATCCATGTTCACTGCTTTGATGCTTTGGTTGGCTTGCAAATGGGAAAATGATGCTGGCTTGCCACGTGAAAATAAATGGTTGATTTTAATTTCTTTGCTCATCGGGCTGAGTGTTGGGGTGCATTTAATGGCGATTTTAGTCGTTCCAGCGATTTGTTACATTTACTACTTCAGGCATTATGAGTTTACTTGGAAGAGTTTTGCTATAGCGAATCTTATCACGATTTTGATTTTCTATTTTATCTTTAAAGTTATTTTTTCTTACACGATGTCCTTCTTTGGGAAATTGGAAATTTTCTTAATCAATACCCTCGGAATGCCTTTCCAAAGTGGGTTGCTGGTCGGGATTATTTTATTCTTTATCGTTTTCTTTTCTGCTCTTTGGTATACGCAAAAGAAGAATTGGGTGACGGCAAATACAGTTGTTTTATCAATTTTATTTATGATTATTGGTTTTTCTAGTTGGTTGGTAATTCCCATCAGGGCTACGGCTAACCCGCATATGAACCTTAATGACCCAGATGATGCAATTGGGTTACTAAATTACTTCAACCGAGAGCAATATGGTGATTGGCCTGTTTTCTATGGACCTCTCTACACTGCTCATATGGACTCTAATGGCGTTGAGAAAAACCCAGATGGAACTTATAAAAGAAAAGACGATGGGCCTATTTATAAAAAAAATAAGAAGAAAGGGATTTATGAAGAAGTCGGGAGAAAATACAGCTATGTCTACAGCGATGCCCACACAGGTATTTTTGCACGAATGCACAATCCTCAAATGGCTGATAATTACCAAGCTATCATGGGTGAAGTGGAGCGTTACCAGTCATATGACCCCGTGACTGGCGAGCGAACTGAACATATCAGAAAACCAAGTCTTTGGCAAAACATTCAGTTTTTCCTCAACTACCAAGTGGGGTATATGTATTTACGCTATTTTGGGTGGAATTTCGTTGGAAGACAAAATGATTTTGAAGGTCATTTGGAAGTAACGAAAGGTAATACCATTACTGGGATTCCCTTTATTGATTCTTATTTTCTAGGAGACCAAAGTCTGCTTCCCAAAAAATTTAAAGATAACAAAGCTCGTAATATCTATTTTGGAATTCCTTTAATTCTTGGAATCATTGGCTTTATTTTTCATTGGAAAGAAGACCCCAAGCGAACTTTTGCACTCATCTCCCTATTTTTACTAACGGGATTAGGCATTATTTTATACACCAACAACAAACCTTTTGAGCCACGTGAGCGAGATTATGCCGTGGTGACCTCCTTTTTTGTATTTGCTATTTGGCTTGGATTAAGTTTATTATCAATTTTTAAATTCCTTCGTTCCAAAATAAAAATAGACGTAAAACCCTCACTCGGCGTTACTGCTTTGGCATTTATCGCTCCACTCTTGATGGGCTTCCAAAACTGGGACGACCATGACCGATCTGAGCGATTAGCAGCACACGACTTGGCTTACAATTATTTAGTCAATTTAGACCCCAACGCCATTCTCTTCGTTTATGGCGATAATGATACGTATCCGCTGTGGGCCATTCAAGAGACAGAAGAGTTCCGAACCGATGTCAAAATTGCTAATTACACGCTTTTAGGTTCTCCTTGGAACATCAGCCAAGCGCATAGAAAAACTTACCAAGCTGATGCCATACCCCATCAGATGACGGAAAGTGATTATCGTGAAGGACGGAATGAAGCAATTTTGATTTTATCAGCGAATTTTCTCAGTCAATTAAGAGAATATGCCGCTGAACAAAACCCTGAATTGCTACAAAGTTTAGATAAAATTCAGCCTTACAACGATAACGGAATGACAGCAAAAGAAGCCATGAATTGGATTCTAAAACCAAATCCCGCCAAAAATGAATTGCTTTCTATTCTAAAACAAATTTATAATCCTAATCTAGATAATATTTTACCTACCAACAAAATCATTATCCCAGTTAACAAAGAAAATGTAATCAAAAACAAATTAGTTTCACCCCAATATTACGATAAAATTTTACCGAATCTTAGCATTACGATTCCTAGCAATGCCATCAACTACAAGAACGAGCTCTTCATGCTAGATTTGTTTGCAAATTACGACTGGACTCGCCCGATTTACTTCTCCAGCGGCGGTTTATATGATAATGCAAATATTTTCTATACCAATGATTATTTACAATTTGAAAGCTTCAGCTATAAACTAGTTCCTCTCTTGGCTTCTCAATCGCAATACGGTAGCGATGCACTGGTAGACAGTGAAGATATGTATCAACAAATCAAAAAATACCGATGGGCAAATTTTAACAATCCTGATGCTTATTTTGACCAAACTAGCACCAATAATATTCTTACTTACCGCAATGCGGTGATAAGAACGGCGAAAGATTTAACCGATAATGGAGAAAAAGAAAAAGCGAAGGAAATCATTGACTTACTGATGGAAAAAATTCCGCTAGAACGTTACGAAACAGGCTATTCTCTCTATGGGCTCATCCCGATTTATCAAAATTTAGGCGAAAATCAAAAAGCAGAAAAACTCCAAGATTATTTGCTAAAACAAAATCAAGAGGAATTAAACTTCTATGAATCTTTGCCTCCAAGAAAACAGCAAAGCATCCTCTCTGACTGGCGAAGACTGCAAAGTGAACAACAATATTTTGCTGGAATTTTAATTGAAAATTATTTGAAAAAGGGACAAAAAGAGGAAGCTAAAAAAGCTTTTGAAAAAATTTACCTTCCTGTGGTTCAGCAAATTTCTAGTTTGATAGAAAAAGCCAAAAGCGTCGGACTAAATAATTTAACCGGAAAAGAACAAAACGAACTAACAAGTGCGATTTCTTCTCAACGTTCGCTGATCCCGCTGGCAGCAGAAATTGACTCCATCTATGCGGAAGAAAAATTTGATGAAGTCAAGAATATAATGTCTCAAATAGGCATCGAGAAATAA
- the guaB gene encoding IMP dehydrogenase, translating to MSLNDKILQEAYTFDDLLLVPAYSNILPSAVDLSTPLTDNITLQIPIVSAAMDTVSEARLAIALARQGGLSFIHKNMTIERQAKEVDLVKRSENGMIADPITLRPEQLLQDAEQLMRKYKISGLPVVEEDKTLIGILTNRDIRYQTDMTQVVTDVMTKENLITSGIETSLEDAKEILLRNRIEKLPIVDKDYKLIGLITIKDIDNLAEYPNACKDARGRLRVGAGVGVGEDTLSRVEALVSSGVDVIALDSAHGHSQGVLSKIKEVRNAFPNLDIVGGNIVTPEAAKALVEAGANALKVGVGPGSICTTRVIAGVGVPQLSAISNVYEYAKNKGVRVIADGGIKLSGDIVKALGAGADCVMLGSLFAGTDEAPGEEIIYQGRKFKTYQGMGSLAAMKRGSKDRYFQNEATDAKKLVPEGIEGRVPYKGEVKDVVYQLCGGVRAGMGYCGTPTVKSLKENAKFVKITNAGLQESHPHDIVITKEAPNYNG from the coding sequence ATGTCTTTAAACGATAAAATTTTGCAAGAAGCCTACACTTTTGATGACTTATTATTAGTTCCAGCTTATTCAAATATACTACCCTCAGCGGTAGATCTCTCAACTCCATTGACTGATAACATAACACTACAAATCCCCATCGTAAGTGCAGCGATGGACACTGTATCAGAAGCTCGCCTAGCCATAGCATTGGCACGGCAGGGAGGTTTATCCTTTATTCACAAAAACATGACGATTGAGCGGCAAGCAAAAGAAGTCGATTTAGTCAAACGTTCTGAAAATGGGATGATAGCTGACCCCATAACTTTGCGACCCGAGCAATTGTTGCAAGATGCTGAGCAACTAATGCGTAAATACAAAATATCTGGTTTGCCCGTGGTGGAAGAAGACAAAACTTTAATCGGAATTTTGACTAATCGTGATATTCGCTACCAAACAGACATGACGCAGGTAGTGACGGATGTGATGACTAAAGAAAACCTGATAACTTCTGGAATTGAGACTAGCTTGGAAGACGCAAAAGAAATTCTATTGAGAAATAGGATTGAGAAGTTACCGATTGTAGATAAAGATTATAAATTAATCGGTTTAATCACCATCAAAGATATTGACAATTTGGCAGAATACCCTAATGCGTGTAAAGATGCCCGCGGCCGCTTGCGCGTGGGTGCTGGTGTAGGCGTGGGAGAAGATACGCTAAGTAGGGTAGAAGCCTTAGTAAGTTCAGGGGTAGATGTTATAGCTTTAGACTCAGCACACGGGCATTCGCAAGGTGTTTTATCCAAAATCAAAGAAGTGAGAAATGCTTTCCCAAATTTGGATATTGTGGGAGGAAATATCGTAACGCCTGAAGCCGCAAAGGCTTTGGTAGAAGCAGGAGCAAATGCGCTGAAAGTTGGCGTAGGGCCAGGGTCAATTTGTACAACGCGTGTAATCGCAGGGGTTGGGGTGCCACAGCTTTCGGCGATTAGTAATGTTTATGAATATGCTAAAAATAAAGGCGTTAGAGTAATTGCAGATGGCGGAATTAAATTGTCAGGAGATATTGTGAAAGCTCTCGGAGCTGGGGCAGACTGCGTAATGTTGGGAAGCCTATTTGCTGGAACAGATGAAGCGCCTGGTGAAGAAATCATCTACCAAGGGCGGAAATTCAAAACATATCAAGGAATGGGGTCTTTAGCAGCAATGAAACGTGGAAGTAAAGATCGCTATTTCCAAAATGAGGCAACAGATGCAAAAAAATTAGTACCAGAAGGCATTGAAGGACGTGTACCCTACAAAGGAGAAGTAAAAGACGTGGTTTACCAATTATGCGGAGGTGTAAGAGCTGGAATGGGCTATTGTGGAACGCCAACAGTGAAATCGCTAAAAGAAAACGCAAAATTTGTGAAAATAACGAATGCTGGACTGCAAGAAAGTCACCCCCATGATATTGTAATAACAAAAGAAGCTCCGAATTACAATGGCTAA
- a CDS encoding porin family protein: protein MKKLILAASVAFAGMIGLNAQSMEALQIGARAGYNYSTLRGDAAKNMDTKGLSGFHVGLFTEIPVADRFSIQPEVLYSTQGAKWTLGKETYDFKTQNINVPVLAKFYVAEGLNLQAGPQLSFNTGSEFKYDGALGKTSKKLDKDAFSKVNFGAVVGAGYKLAQGLTVDARYNFGLTNVFDKDNKSLQSLKVSEKNNFKNGVFSVGLGYQF, encoded by the coding sequence ATGAAAAAGTTAATATTAGCAGCCTCGGTTGCATTTGCAGGAATGATTGGTTTGAATGCACAAAGTATGGAAGCACTTCAGATTGGAGCAAGAGCAGGATATAACTACTCTACACTGAGAGGCGATGCCGCGAAAAACATGGACACAAAAGGTCTATCTGGCTTCCATGTAGGTTTATTTACTGAAATCCCAGTGGCAGACCGATTCTCAATTCAACCAGAAGTGCTTTACTCAACCCAAGGTGCTAAGTGGACTTTAGGAAAAGAGACTTATGATTTCAAAACGCAAAATATCAACGTTCCAGTCTTAGCGAAATTTTATGTTGCAGAAGGTTTGAACTTACAAGCAGGGCCACAATTAAGCTTTAATACAGGTTCTGAATTCAAGTATGATGGAGCGTTAGGTAAAACTTCGAAGAAACTAGATAAAGATGCTTTTTCAAAAGTAAACTTTGGTGCAGTTGTAGGAGCTGGGTATAAATTAGCTCAAGGTTTGACTGTTGATGCACGCTACAACTTTGGGTTAACTAATGTGTTTGATAAAGATAACAAATCACTTCAAAGCTTAAAAGTTTCAGAAAAGAATAATTTCAAAAATGGTGTATTTTCAGTTGGTTTAGGTTACCAGTTTTAA